The genomic stretch TATTGGGTGGATAATCTGTTGGCTACAGATTGATGGCCCAAAAGTAATAGCGTTTTTTACATTCTGCAAGTGATTTGGTACAACCGGAAGGCACATGATAAGCAATACGAATATTTTCGGAGAAAAGAGCAGGGACGACTGTTAGGAAACAGGCCTCAAATCCAGTCCCACACCCGTTTTCCCAAATGTTACAGGGTACACGAAAAAAGCGGGTTAAGCTTCTGTTAAACTGGAAATAAGGCATCGGCCCACACTGAGTAGCAAATACACAATACGCAGCTCAACATTATTCCGCATCTTTGTACCCCAATTCTACAATCATGAAGATCGCCACTAAATTTATACATGCCGGCGCAGAGCCGGATCCTTCTACCGGAGCTATTATGACGCCTATCTACCAGACTTCCACTTTTGTACAGGAAGCTCCTGGCAAGAACCAGGGGTATGAATACGCCCGCTCTCAGAATCCTACCCGTACAGCGCTTGAATCCGCACTGGCCCAGATAGAGAACGGACAATACGGTCTGGCTTTCAGCAGTGGCGTAGCTGCTACAGATGCAGTGCTCAAACTATTACAGCCCGGTGATGAAGTGATTGCCGGTAATGATATGTACGGCGGCACTTACCGCCTCTTCACCAAAATATTTGAGAAGTTCGGGATCCGCTTCAAATACGTGGACCAGGGCAATGCGGAAAATATACGCGCCGCTATCAGCCCCGCTACCCGCCTGATCTGGACCGAAACACCTACCAACCCCCTGCTGAATGTGACCGATATTGCTGCTGTCACCGCTATCGGCAAAGAACATAAAGTACTGGTTTGCGTAGACAATACATTTGCCTCTCCGTACCTGCAAAACCCGCTGGACCTGGGCGCAGACATTGTGATGCACTCCTCCACCAAGTACCTGGGCGGTCATAGTGATGTGATCCAGGGCGCCCTGATGATGAACGACCAGTCCCTGCGTGACCAGCTTTATTTCATCCAGAAAAGCTGCGGCGCAGTACCCGGACCAATGGACTGCTTCCTGGTACTGCGCGGGATCAAGACCCTGCATGTACGCATGCAGCGCCATTGTGAGAACGGAGAAAAGATTGCGCACTTCCTTCGTAATCATCCCAGGGTAGGCAAGGTATACTGGTGCGGATTCCCGGACCATGCCGGTTATGCCATTGCTCAGAAACAGATGCGTGGCTTTGGCGGTATGATGAGCTTTACCCTGAAAGATGACAGCGTGGAAACAGCCATGAAGCTGCTGTCTTCCACCCATCTCTTCTCCCTGGCCGAAAGCCTGGGCGGTGTAGAGTCCCTGATCAATCACCCCGCTTCCATGACCCATGCCTCCATTCCCCGCGAAGAAAGGATCAGGAATGGTCTTTCCGATTCGCTGATCCGGTTGAGTGTTGGTATTGAAGACGCCGACGACCTGATAGAAGACCTGCGGCAGGCCATTGAAAAATAAGCTGCCCATGCCCGCTACTACCAGGAGATTGGCTGAATTCCTGAACAGGAAAGCCGCTGAATATAACCGGCCTTCCTTTATCAAGGATGATCCCATTTCAATTCCGCACCTGTTCACCCGTAAACAGGATATTGAGATCGCCGGCCTGTTTGCCGCCATCTTTGCCTGGGGCAACAGGACCACTATTATCCGCAAGACCACGGAGCTGATGCAGCTGATGGATAATGCGCCGCACCAGTTTGTGATGGACAGTGCTCCCCGCAAGCTGAAAGCGCTGGAGGTCTTCAAACACCGCACCTTTAATACTACGGACCTCTATTATTTCATAGAATTCCTCCAGCACCATTACACGCAGCACGAGAGCCTGGAAGCGGCTTTCACCAAAGGCATGCAGCCCGGAGATACAGATGTGGAGAACGCCCTCACCGGCTTCTATGAACATTTCTTTTCCCTGGAAGCCGTGCCTGCCCGGACCCGGAAGCATATTGCCACGCCGGCCCGCAAATCTTCCTGCAAAAGACTCAATATGTACCTGCGCTGGATGGTCCGCAAGGACAATAACGGCGTTGATCTTGGTATCTGGAATACCATCAGCATGGCGCAGCTGGTTTGCCCCATTGACCTGCATGTGGCCCGCGTAGCCAAAAGATTTGGCCTGCTGCAACGGCCCCAGGCAGACTGGCTGGCAGCGCAGGAGCTGACCGGTTATCTCCGTAAGCTGGATCCTGACGATCCGGCCAGGTATGATTTTGCGTTGTTTGGCCTGGGCGTAGTAGAAAAATTTTAACGGCTCAGAGACCGCTGCCAAACTTCCGGAGGTTATAGATAAAGCTCAGCAGGCAATATCGCTGCAATACTTCCGTCTGCATATCCTGGATATACGTTTGGGTTACCGTGCGCGAGACATTGGTGCTTTGCTTCAGCACGTCATAGACTGCAAAACGCAGGATACCCTGTTTCTTTTTGAACAACTGGTAGTTGACAGCGGCATTCCACATAGTAACGCCTTTACGGAATCCGGGTGCAATGCGGCTGTTATAGCTATACTGGATATTGTTCTCTACAATAAGGCGTTTAGGCCAGTTGGTGAATACATCCACGGTCAGCTGGTGATTGATGGTTTGCGCATCGGCCGCATCCTGGATGGAATAGCGGGTATCACTGAACTGGATATTGTAGGCAGGCATCATGGTGAACAGCTCCTTATAGGTGACGCTCATGCCTGTACGGGAAGAAAGCCCATACGTTTTTGAGTTGTTGCGCACCTTATTGGTGAACACGATATTCTGGCTGAAATTGCCCGCCAGGGTTGCATTCCAGCGCAGGGACCAGTCACTGATCTTCCAGGTCTTACTGTAAGTGGCGTTGGCGCTCATATTGTAATTGCCGTTCACGTTCAGCGGTCTGCTCACCTGCCGGCCCACACTGTCAAAATATGTTTCATTCACAATCATATTGCTGGTAGTGGAAAAGCTGCCGCTGCCATACCAGTAATTCTGGGCGCTGGCCTTCCTGAACGAGATATTGACATTATGAAAGAAGGAAGGCCGCAGATCAGCGTTACCCAGTTGAACATACAGGGGATTGCTGTTGTCCGGCACCGGCTGCAGCTGCTGCAGGGAGGGCTGCTGGTTGCTGCCATTGTAATTGATGCCGAGTTCCGAGGTACGGCTAAGCTGGTAGGCAAAAGAAGCGGAAGGAAATATGCTCATGTATTGCTGGGCCAGGTCGGCCTTGCCAACCGTAAAATTCTCCTGCGTCAGCCACTGTACGCCCAGCCCGGCATTGGAGCGGATCTTGCCTTTGCCGCTGTACACGATATTCAGGTCCGGGTTATGCGTTTCTGTATTGTTGCGAAAGGCGGTACTGTACAGGCTATCGCGGATATCATATTCGCCGGTAAGGGCATTGTAGCGGTTAGTGACCTTATCAGAGCGGTTATTGCTGCTGCGGTAATTGTACCGGAACAGGAGGGTCAGCGCTTTGCTGACCGGCTCGGAATAGCTGAAAGAAATACCAATGGACTGGTTCAAATTATTACCAATCCCCCGCTGGTTGATACTGTCCGCCGTATTGGGTCCATCCGTTTTAAAATATTCGTTCTTCCCGATATTCCTGTCTTCCAGGTTCTGCTTATCATAGTTCATATTCAGGCTAAGGGAGATGCCGCGGCCTTCTTTCCGCAGCCTTCGCCCCATGAACAGGTCGGCGCCTACGCCATTGTTACGCGTCTGGCTGAACACATCATTGGCGCTGGTATTGATGGTATCCCCCTTCATGCTGAGGGAGGAAGCCTGGTTGCTGCTGGCGCTGGTACCGGAAGTATTGTTGTAGAAAGCATTCAGGTACATGCTGGTCAGGGAATCAGGCCGGAAGTCCATATTGGTATGTACGCGCTGGCTGCGATTGTTACTGCCATTGCTGGTGGCAGAACGGTACAGGAAACTGGTATCGGGTAAAATGTTCTCCCGCTGCAAACGGGTGGTATTGGACACAGCGCCCGAATTATAAAAATAGCTGCCGGTCATGGTCAGCCGCGGATTGAATACATTGCTGAAGTTCAGACCTGCTGCTTTGGATTCGGTCCGTCCTGAACTCCCTCCGCCAAAACTACTCTGGGCGTTACTGATGCTGAAGTTGCCGCCACCAAAACTGCGGTTGGTATTATTGGCATTGGCAATGAAATTGGCCTGTCTTTTATCATCAAAAAAATTGAGGCTGGCGCCGGCCTCATAGCGTTCTTCTGAACCCAGGGCGCCCATCAGCCTGCCGAAGACGCCCTGCTTCTGGTCTTTTTTCAGTGTCAGGTTGATCACTTTATCTTCATTGCCGGTGGTGAGCTTATTGAACTGGTTCTGCTTTGTTTTGTCGTCCGCCACCTGGATCTTGTCAATGATATTGCGCGGCAGGTTCTTCAGGGCTACCAGGGGATCGTTGCCAAAAAAATCCTTCCCGTCAATAGTTATCTTGTTCACTTTTTTTCCGTTGACCAGGATATTACCATCCTTATCCAGTTCCACGCCCGGCAACTGTTTCAGCAGGTCTTCCAGCAGGGCGTCAGGCGCTGTTTTAAAAGAGCCGGCATTGAATTCCAGGGTATCTTTTTTGAGCAGCATGGGCGGCCGCTGGCCTACCACCATCACTTCTTCCAGTTGTTTGTACCCGCTGCGGAGCCGGATAAGGCCCAGGTTGAGTTCCTTTTTATCGGCCGGCACGGAAAAGCGCCGGATATAGGGATGCATATCACTGAAGGAGATCAGCATTTCACAGTCCGCATCCAGCGGAACATCTTTGATCAGGAATTCGCCTCTTCTGTTGGTGAGGGCGTAGCCTACAAGGGAGGAATCTGCCACTTCGAAGACGGATACAGTGGCGGCTTCTACCGGCTGCCGGAGCAGGGAGTCCACTACTGTTCCTTTGAGGGTACCAGTTGGTCTCTTCTGCGCGTGGAGGGTGGCAGTAAGCAATAAGTACAACAACGACATAAATAGGCACACACCTAACCGCATAGTCAGGAAAAGATTTGTCAGTAACAAAGGGGAAACTATGTTACCGGATCAGGAAAAAGTATGTCTTACATTTATGTCGAGTTCGTAAAATTAGCCAATTGAGCCCAGAAAAAGACATATTGTTTGTACAGGAAAACATTTACAGGGAATTTAACGTGCGGCTACCCAACGGGGACGCACAGTACCTGGAACTGGCCACAAGGATCAATGAGCTGATCAACCAGGATTTTTCCGGCCTGGTCACTATCCTGTACCGCCTGGATGTAGGGGAAGAAAAGGTAAAACAGGCGTTGCGTGATCAACCGGGTACAGATGCAGGCCTGCTCATTGCCCGGCTGGTAATAGAAAGGTTACTGGAGAAAGCCAGCGCCCGGCAGCAATTCCAACCAAAGTCAGGTATTCCCGATGACGAGAAATGGTGAATAATTCCTAAGTTCGCTGCATGAACGCCATAGAGGTACATGACACCCGTACAGCCCGCGAATTCATTGAGCTGCCGGCCCAATTTTACAGGAACGACAAAAACTGGATCTGCCCCCTGCAGGATGATGTTGAGGCGGTATTTGACCCCGTACGGAATGTTTTTTTTACCCATGGCGAATGCACCCGCTGGCTCCTGCGCAATGATGCCGGGGAAACCATTGGTCGCATAGCGGCTTTTATTAATAAAGAAAAAGCCCATAAGAATGTACAACCCACCGGCGGCGTGGGCTTTTTTGAATGCATTAACGACCAGCAGGCTGCCTTTTTCCTCTTTGATACCGCCAAAGCCTGGCTGCAGGCCCGGGGCATGGAGGCCATGGACGGCCCCATTAACTTTGGAGAGAATGATAAATTCTGGGGACTGCTGGTAGAAGGCTTTAAACCGCCCAGCCTGGGAATGAACTATAACCCGCCCTATTACGTACCCTTTTTTGAGCAATACGGTTTCCGCAAACAATATGACCAGCTGACCAATTTCCTGGATGCCACTGTGCCCTTACCGGAACGGTTCACCAAAATTGCCGACTGGGTCATGCGCAAACCGGGTTACTCTTTTAAACATTTCGATAAAAAGCAATTTGATAAGTTCGCTGCTGATTTCCAGGAGATCTACAATGATGCCTGGAGCAACTTTGAGAATTTTACCCAGATAGAGATGGGCACTATCAAGGAATCCTTCCGCCAGATGCAGGCCATCATGGACGAAAAGATCATCTGGTTTGCCTATTACAATGAAGAACCTATTGCTTTTGTACTCTGTTTACCGGATGTGAACCAGATCCTCAGGCATGTGAATGGTAAACTGGACCTCTGGGGCAAGCTTAAATTCCTCTGGTATAAGAACACCACAACTATTGAACGCCTGCGCATTATTATCATGGGCTGTAAAAAGAAATACCAGAACCATGGCGTTGAATCAGCCCTGATCCGCTGTTTGCAGATTGAGGTATTACCCCGCAATACCATCAAAGGCGTGGAACTGGCCTGGGTAGGTGATTTCAATGATAAGATGCTGGCCATCCATGAAGCCACCGGCGCCAAAAAAGATAAAGTACACCGCACCTATCGTTGCGTGTTCGGAAAGGCCAGCTAATTTTTGAACATCAGTTCCTGCACCTTTTCCTTGTCTTCTCTTTCCTTCTTCAGATCAAACATGGTACCAAACACACGGTCCCAGATAGTAGTGCTGACACCGTATCCCTTGTGCTCATCCTTGTAATGATGCAGGTGGTGATTGCGCCACAGGGGTTTCATCCATTTAAAAGGCGGGTTCCAGGCATGGATAGCATAGTGCATGCTGCCATACATCAGGTAACCCAGGATAAACCCGGGGAAGAACATGAAGGCATTGTTCCGCATGATCAGGTACATAATGCCGAAGATGGCGGAAGCAATGATCAGGCTGGGTACCGGCGGCATGAACAGGCGTTCCCTGTCCCGCGGGTAATGGTGGTGGTTGCCATGCATGATATAAATGAACTTCTGCGCCCGCTGGCTGTCAGCTATCATGTGGAAGATATAACGATGCATGATATACTCAAAGAAGGTCCAGAAGAACATACCGCCCAGATAGATGAGGGCCATCCGCCAGCCGGGATAGCCCAGTCTGCTGACGGCATACCAGGGCATGCCCACAAATACCGGCAGGTACATCCCCCAGATGAATAACGGATGGGTCTTGGTGAGCATTTCCAGGAACCGGTTATTGAATAGCCGGGCCTGTCCTTTGTTGTGGATCTTTTCAAACTTCATGTGCCGCCTATTTATACAAATATAATTATAAGATACCTCAGTACCCTTCTACCCCTATTCCTTACATCATTCCGGTAAAAAAGTTTGCCGGGGTCATTAATTTTCAAGGCCTGAAGGGATTTGCAAAGAAGCTGCCAGGGCAGGCGCTGGTGCGGATCAGCACCGGACAAATGGCGTATGACCCTGACACCTGTTCGGCAACAACGTTAACGGCGTGGTTCCTGGTCGTTAGAATAATTGAAGCGGAATGCTGACAGGTTGGGCTTTACAGGACGGGACCTGCCCAGTTCATACTGGTAGATGATGTCACCAATTTCACGAAAGAAGGGATAACCGGTTTCCTCGTACTCGTATTTATTGTCGTTCAGTACGCCATCCTTGTTCACGTAGATCACGGCGCTCACCATGAATTCCACACCCTGTTGAAGATCCACTACATAAGCAGCATCTGTCAGGAAGCCGTAGGCCCAGCCAGCCTTGTTGAAAGAGCGCATGGAACCCGGTATCCTGGAACTGTCCGCCCGCCAGTTAAAGAATTTGGTATAGCTGTCGAAGAACTCGGTGGTATCAAAAGTGGGGTTGCTGCTTTCGGAAGGAAGCTGTGACATGTACTGCCGCAGGAAGCGGTAGTCGGATTGCTGCAGCCGGAAGCGTTTGGCCAGCGGGGTAGCTGCGGGGAACAGGACGGCCTGGAGGATCTGCTGCAAATCTTCCAGGGGTAAGCGATTATGGGTGGAAAAATCCATGGGCGCCAGCACCAGGCTATCGTTCCGGTTATAATGCGCCTTGCCGATGGTATCCGTCCTGCTGAAATCAAAACTGTCCCTGTTGAAAGCAGGCGGCAGCCGGCAGAGCAGTTCTTTGTTGCGGACAAACCGGATGGCATTGGTATGGCGGTTCTGGTCGGCGCTGAGGGGCACAAAGCGCCGGGTGATCCGGGCATCTTTATAGCCCATTCCCCATAAGCGCCTGTTGAGGGTCCGCTGCCCCACCAGTTCATACAGCCGGTTATAGGCATCGTTGTCACTGACCAGGAAGATCTTGCGGATATAGTGGGCTACCGACGGATAGCCGTCGGCAGAAGTGCTGTCCCAGCTGACCAGCTCCTGCCCGCTGTAGCTGCTGTCGGTCAGCATGGTAGTGAATTTATTGACACCGTATTTCCGGAGGCTGTTGATCTTCTCCAGCGCCAGCAAAGCAGTGGGCAACTTGACGGTGGAAGCAGGATTGAAATACCGCCTGCGGTCCACATTGAGGTAAAAATTAGTGAAGTGCGGGCGGTTCTGGGCATCTCTGTTGATCCTTGTATAAATGACCTGGTATTGAAACGTCTCCGGCTGGTCAAGCACCTGTTGCAGAAAGGGAGAGGCCCGCTGCCGGACCAGTTGCCGGAGCCAGGGATCAGTCTTTGGCTGGGCAGTCAATGAGCTGGTCACTAACAGCAACAATACAGCGAGCAATGGTTTCATGGACAAAAGATACGAACAAATAGAATCCATTGCCGTAATCCACCCGGATGGGCTATCTTGCAAGCCTTAAATCTTTGCCGTTTATGAAATTGGTGTCTTATTTACGGGATCATCAGGATCGCCTGGCCTTACTGGTCGATGGATTATTGTACGATGCAGAAAACCTGCACCCCGAGCTGCCGCAGAATATGAGCATGCTCCTGCATTACTGGGAAGATTTTATCCCTATGGCAAAGGGCTGCGAGATCATGATCAGAGAAGGAAAGATCTCTTCCGACAGGGCAATTCCTTTTGACGCAGCACCGTTGCTGGCGCCTGTTCCCTTCCCTGCTTCCTGCAGGGACGGATATGCGTTCAGGCAACACGTTGAAGCGGCTCGTCGCAACCGTAAAGTAGCCATGATCCCGGAATTTGACCAGTATCCCATTCTTTATTTCACCAATCACCTCGCTGTACAGGGCCCTGGCGAAATTGTCTGCATGCCCGATCATTTTGAAAAGCTCGATTTTGAACTGGAAGCTGCCATTGTGATCTGCAAACAGGGCCGGAATATCCGGGCTGAAGAAGCTGACCAATATATCGGCGGCCTCATGATCATGAATGATATGAGCGCCCGCAGGTTGCAGATGGAAGAAATGCTGCTGAACCTGGGACCGGCCAAGGGCAAGGATTTCAGCACTGTCATCGGCCCCTGCATTGTGACCCTGGATGAGCTGGAGCAATATGAGATACCCGCCAAAGTGGGCCATACCGGCAAAAGCTGGAACCTGCGCATGCAATGCCGGGTGAATGGTCAGCAGGTAAGTGAAGGTAATATTGGCGATATGGACTGGACCTTTGCCGAGATCATTGAACGCGCTTCCTATGGCGTTACCCTGCACCCCGGCGAAGTGATCGGCAGCGGTACCGTAGGCACCGGCTGTTTCCTGGAACTGAACGGTACCGGCAAGCTCAATGACCCCAACTATACCGAACAATGGTTGCAGGAAGGAGATGTAGTGGAACTGGAGATTGATGGCATCGGCGTACTCAGCAATACCATTGTCCGGGAAGATGATGATTTTTCCATACTGGCCAGAAAGAAAAACAGCTAAGCCACCCCGTTATGATACTCGACCTGCAACAACTCAGCCCGGCGGAAAGACAGCAGTACCTGCAACATGCCATTGCTCCCCGCCCTATCTGTTTTGCCAGTACCATTGACCGGGCAGGTCAGGTGAACCTGAGCCCTTTCAGCTTTTTCAACCTCTTCTCTTCCAACCCGCCTATCGTGATCTTTTCACCGGCCAGGCGGGTGCGCGATAATACCACCAAGCATACCCTGCAGAATTTGCAGGAGGTGCCGGAGGTAGTGATCAATATTGTGGACTATGCCATGGTGCAGCAGACCAGCCTGGCCAGCTGCGAATTCCCCAGGGAAGTGAACGAATTCAGTAAGTCGGGCTTTACACCCGAGCCGGCAACACTTGTTCAACCGCCCATGGTAAAGGAAAGCAGGATCAAAATGGAATGCCGGGTGCAGGAGATCAAATCCCTGGGCACCGAAGGCGGGGCCGGCAACCTGGTGATCTGCGAAGTGCTGCGTATGCATATTGACGATAGCCTGCTCAATGCGAAAAAAGGCATTGACCAGCGCAAGCTGCAACTGGTGGCCCGGCTTGGGGGCGACTGGTACTGCAAAGTGGATGAAACCAACCTGTTCCAGGTGGAGAAGCCCAATATTAAATTAGGTATCGGCGTGGACGCCCTGCCTGAGCCCATCCGCCAGAGCAGCATCCTCACAGGCAATCACCTCGGACAGTTGGGCAACGTGCATGAAATGCCGGTTATTGATCCCGCCTTTGCCGATGACAACCTCAGGAATATTTTCCAGTATTATTCCGTGAACCCGGAAGAAATGGAAAAAGAGCTGCACCGCTATGCACAGCAATTACTGGATGCCGGCAAGGTGACAGAAGCCTGGCAGGTTCTGCTGGCCAATAATTAACTACATCCAGTTCCTGTCAGCACTTTCAATAGCATATAGCGCATAGTTGCGGATTCGCTGTGCCAGCGCCAGCGGGATCCAGGGAATGCTGATGGCACCGCCGGCTGTATTGAGCAGCAGGGTGGCCAGGCCTTTGCGCCGCTGAAAGATGGACTGTTTCAACACCACCTGCTGGATCTTGTACCATTGCACCACTTCATATTCCCTTCCCCATACCCCCCTCTTCACCTGTAAAGCGCCCGGCGAGAGATAGAGCCTGAAATTACGCCGGAAGAAGATGGCATTCAGCCATACATAGGGTATCCAGAGCAAGGTCCAGAGCAACCCCGCCTGCCAGTACCAGATAGCCGTAATAGGTAAAGCTATCAGCAGGGGCAGCACCCCCACTATCAGCGCCCGCCGTAACGGATACTCCGGGGCGATCCGGTGTTCCGAATCCGCATTCGGTTGCACGGCAGGGTGATACTGCTGCAGCAGCAGGTCTATAAAGGATGGCCTGGTAACAGGCACTGTAACTTTTCGCTTTTGATGGTTATTATCCAGCGAGCCTGTCACCTGGTGGAATTCCAGGTTATACAGACCAAGCATGCGCCGCACCCAGTTGCCTTCCCAGGAAATATACTGGATCTTGGTATAGGGCACCAGGTTCTGCCGGCTGTTGATGAGCCCGCTCCTGATCTTATAACCCTGTGCTGTTTCCGCCAGTTCAAAATTGAAATAGGCCAGCAGGATGCGGGTCATGGACACCACTATCAGGATCAGCAGCACCAGCATAGTAATAATAGCGATGGAAGCAATAGTGGCATGAAAGGCTTTGGAAGAGGATTTGATGGTCTGCACCACCCGGCTGCCGAAAGCTTCGTCCAGGTTATTGAGTGAGGTGATGGCAAAGGCCAGTACCACAAAGAAGGCCTGGATATGATTGGCGGAGAGGCCCAGTTTCAGCAGGTCGCTGGCGCCCAGGGTAATGATAGGTGTTTCAATGGTGGCGGCCACTGTCCCGTCTTCCGTGTACACCTGCAGCTCCTGTAACAGGAAGGTCTTGAGCTGTTCTGCTTTGGCCATATCCAGCGCTTCAATAGTGGCTTCGGTCTTGTCGGACCCCGCCGTATCAATGCGGACCCGGGCCACTTTTGTCAGCTGGTGCAGGGGGCCCTGTTCAATATGAACGGCCTGTATTTTTTCCAGGGGGATAATGATGGTCTTTTTACTGAGCACGCCTTTGCGCACCACCAGTTCCCCGTCCAGGATCTGGAAGCGGAAATAATAGAATTCTATCAGGGAGCGCAGCAGGAAAAGAACAGGCGCAATAATAAAGAGTATCTCAAAGCTGTCCAGCCCGCGGCTCCCGCGGCGAAATACCAGTACGATCAGGGCCGGCCAGAAGGTCTTGATAAAACTGATGATCGTTTTTGTCAGGATCACCCAGATACCCCCTCTTGCCTGCCGCTGCGGCTGGCTCCAGCTATTCTGCATGGGCGGCATCAGGTTCATGGACTATTTTTTTGGTGATCCATTCTTTCAGGGCATAGGCATCGGCTTCTACCAGGCCGGGGATCTTCAGGTCGGTATCATTGGGACCGGCGGAATACAGGACCAGGGCCGCCAGCCCGTAGCGGCGCTCAATAGGACCGGCCGTTACCGTACTATGCAGTACCCGGTTGAAAGGGCAGGTATGAATTCTCTGGACGAACCAACCGGTCCGGTAAATGATATCCCGCTCGCGGACAGCATAGGCTTTTACGGAAAAGCCTTTTTCCATCGCCAGGCGCCAGACCAGGCATCCGAAAGTAATGCTTCCCAGGACCAGCATCCACCAGCGGGGCTGGTACAGACCGGGGGTCATAGCCACCACGCCGGCGCCTATGGCCAGCAACACCAGCGTGCTCAGGCCCCACTGCCAGCGCAATACCGTAAAGTAACTGCGCTCAATAGGCTTGAACGCCACATCTTCCGCTTTGGGAAGGGTTTCCGTGTCAACCGGAGCATTCAGAAATTCCATACCTTAAAAATAGGTCCTTTGCGCTATTTTTGCAGCCGCTTTGTTTCGGACGGACCGGAACAGCTAACCATATCAATATTATTTAGCATGCATTTATCAGATCAGGAGATTATCCGCAGAGAGAAAATGGCCAGCTTGCAGGAAATGGGCATCGACCCTTATCCCGCAGCTTTGTACCCCGTTAATTCCAATGCCGCCTTTATCAAGGCTAATTATAAAGGAGAAGAGAATAAGGCAGATTTTGCTGAAGTATGCCTGGCCGGCCGCATCATGAGCGTCAGGGACATGGGTAAGGCCAATTTTGCCGTACTGCAGGACAGCACCGGTAAGATCCAGCTCTATATCAAACGCGATGAGATCTGCCCCGGAGAAGACAAGAGCCTGTACGACAAGGTATGGAAACACCACACTGATATCGGTGATATCATTGGGGTAAAAGGATATGTATTCACCACCAAGACCGGCGAAACATCCATCCACGTACTGGAGCTCACTTTCCTGACCAAGGCGCTGAAGCCTTTACCCGTTGTGAAAGAGAAAGACGGTGAAACCTTTGACGAGGTGACCGATCCTGAATTCCGCTATCGCCAGCGCTATGCCGACCTGATCGTTAATCCCCAGGTGAAAGAAACCTTTCTGAAGCGCACCAGAATGATCAATACCATCCGCGATTTCCTGAACAGCCAGGGCGCGCTGGAAGTAGATACCCCGGTACTGCAGGCCATCCCCGGCGGCGCTGCCGCCCGGCCCTTTATTACCCACCACAATGCGCTGGACGTACCTTTCTACCTGCGTATTGCCAA from Candidatus Pseudobacter hemicellulosilyticus encodes the following:
- a CDS encoding PH domain-containing protein, giving the protein MEFLNAPVDTETLPKAEDVAFKPIERSYFTVLRWQWGLSTLVLLAIGAGVVAMTPGLYQPRWWMLVLGSITFGCLVWRLAMEKGFSVKAYAVRERDIIYRTGWFVQRIHTCPFNRVLHSTVTAGPIERRYGLAALVLYSAGPNDTDLKIPGLVEADAYALKEWITKKIVHEPDAAHAE
- a CDS encoding PH domain-containing protein; translation: MNLMPPMQNSWSQPQRQARGGIWVILTKTIISFIKTFWPALIVLVFRRGSRGLDSFEILFIIAPVLFLLRSLIEFYYFRFQILDGELVVRKGVLSKKTIIIPLEKIQAVHIEQGPLHQLTKVARVRIDTAGSDKTEATIEALDMAKAEQLKTFLLQELQVYTEDGTVAATIETPIITLGASDLLKLGLSANHIQAFFVVLAFAITSLNNLDEAFGSRVVQTIKSSSKAFHATIASIAIITMLVLLILIVVSMTRILLAYFNFELAETAQGYKIRSGLINSRQNLVPYTKIQYISWEGNWVRRMLGLYNLEFHQVTGSLDNNHQKRKVTVPVTRPSFIDLLLQQYHPAVQPNADSEHRIAPEYPLRRALIVGVLPLLIALPITAIWYWQAGLLWTLLWIPYVWLNAIFFRRNFRLYLSPGALQVKRGVWGREYEVVQWYKIQQVVLKQSIFQRRKGLATLLLNTAGGAISIPWIPLALAQRIRNYALYAIESADRNWM
- a CDS encoding flavin reductase family protein — encoded protein: MILDLQQLSPAERQQYLQHAIAPRPICFASTIDRAGQVNLSPFSFFNLFSSNPPIVIFSPARRVRDNTTKHTLQNLQEVPEVVINIVDYAMVQQTSLASCEFPREVNEFSKSGFTPEPATLVQPPMVKESRIKMECRVQEIKSLGTEGGAGNLVICEVLRMHIDDSLLNAKKGIDQRKLQLVARLGGDWYCKVDETNLFQVEKPNIKLGIGVDALPEPIRQSSILTGNHLGQLGNVHEMPVIDPAFADDNLRNIFQYYSVNPEEMEKELHRYAQQLLDAGKVTEAWQVLLANN
- a CDS encoding fumarylacetoacetate hydrolase family protein, which codes for MKLVSYLRDHQDRLALLVDGLLYDAENLHPELPQNMSMLLHYWEDFIPMAKGCEIMIREGKISSDRAIPFDAAPLLAPVPFPASCRDGYAFRQHVEAARRNRKVAMIPEFDQYPILYFTNHLAVQGPGEIVCMPDHFEKLDFELEAAIVICKQGRNIRAEEADQYIGGLMIMNDMSARRLQMEEMLLNLGPAKGKDFSTVIGPCIVTLDELEQYEIPAKVGHTGKSWNLRMQCRVNGQQVSEGNIGDMDWTFAEIIERASYGVTLHPGEVIGSGTVGTGCFLELNGTGKLNDPNYTEQWLQEGDVVELEIDGIGVLSNTIVREDDDFSILARKKNS
- a CDS encoding serine hydrolase, with translation MKPLLAVLLLLVTSSLTAQPKTDPWLRQLVRQRASPFLQQVLDQPETFQYQVIYTRINRDAQNRPHFTNFYLNVDRRRYFNPASTVKLPTALLALEKINSLRKYGVNKFTTMLTDSSYSGQELVSWDSTSADGYPSVAHYIRKIFLVSDNDAYNRLYELVGQRTLNRRLWGMGYKDARITRRFVPLSADQNRHTNAIRFVRNKELLCRLPPAFNRDSFDFSRTDTIGKAHYNRNDSLVLAPMDFSTHNRLPLEDLQQILQAVLFPAATPLAKRFRLQQSDYRFLRQYMSQLPSESSNPTFDTTEFFDSYTKFFNWRADSSRIPGSMRSFNKAGWAYGFLTDAAYVVDLQQGVEFMVSAVIYVNKDGVLNDNKYEYEETGYPFFREIGDIIYQYELGRSRPVKPNLSAFRFNYSNDQEPRR